A stretch of Eubalaena glacialis isolate mEubGla1 chromosome 10, mEubGla1.1.hap2.+ XY, whole genome shotgun sequence DNA encodes these proteins:
- the LOC133099357 gene encoding olfactory receptor 5P6, translating into MDSLGHGNNTAMTGFILLGLTNDPVLRVILFTIILCIYLVTICGNLSTVILIRISSQLHHPMYFFLSHLAFADIGYSSSVTPNMLVNFLVERNTISYPGCAIQLGSVVFFGSTECFLLAAMAYDRFVAICSPLLYSTKLSTRVYVQLLTVAYVGGFLNAGSFTICFYYLLFCGPNRVNHFFCDFAPLVELSCSDTSIPAVVPSLTAGSIIVVTVIVIAISYIYILITILKMRSTKGHHKAFSTCTSHLTAVTLFYGTITFIYVMPKSSYSTDQNKVVSVFYVVVIPMLNPLIYSLRNSEINEALKRELC; encoded by the coding sequence ATGGATTCCCTGGGGCATGGGAACAATACTGCAATGACAGGGTTCATTTTACTGGGCTTAACAAATGATCCAGTTCTTCGAGTCATCCTCTTCACGATCATCCTCTGTATCTACCTGGTGACCATATGTGGCAACCTCAGCACAGTCATTCTTATCAGAATCTCTTCTCAGCTCCATCatcctatgtatttttttctgagccaCTTGGCCTTTGCTGACATTGGCTATTCATCTTCTGTTACACCCAATATGCTTGTAAATTTCCTGGTGGAGAGAAATACCATCTCCTATCCTGGATGTGCCATTCAACTTGGTTCAGTTGTTTTCTTTGGGTCAACTGAGTGCTTCCTTCTGGCTGCCATGGCGTATGATCGCTTCGTGGCAATCTGCAGCCCACTGCTTTATTCCACCAAATTGTCCACACGAGTTTATGTTCAGTTACTCACAGTGGCTTATGTAGGTGGTTTTCTCAATGCTGGCTCTTTTACTATTTGCTTctattatttacttttctgtgGACCAAATCGAGTCAATCATTTTTTCTGTGATTTTGCTCCTTTGGTTGAACTCTCCTGTTCTGATACCAGTATCCCCGCAGTTGTCCCCTCGTTGACAGCTGGCTCCATCATTGTGGTCACGGTGATTGTCATAGCCATCTCCTATATCTACATCCTCATCACTATTCTGAAGATGCGCTCCACCAAGGGGCACCACAAGGCCTTCTCCACCTGCACGtctcacctcacagcagtcactCTGTTCTATGGGACCATCACATTCATTTATGTGATGCCCAAGTCCAGCTACTCAACTGATCAGAACAAGGTGGTGTCTGTGTTCTACGTGGTGGTGATCCCCATGTTGAACCCCCTCATCTACAGCCTGAGGAACAGTGAGATTAATGAGGCTCTGAAGAGAGAGCTTTGTTAA